Proteins encoded within one genomic window of Streptomyces sp. NBC_00523:
- a CDS encoding sensor histidine kinase, which translates to MGPEETRSGGARSPRLGLDELLGELQARLDEVRSTREKLGELLKAVMSVGQDLDLSQVLRTIVESAVTLVDAEYGALGVIGDDQRLSQFLTTGIDDELHARIGALPSGHGILGELIRHPEPLRLDELADHPASYGFPPHHPPMHSFLGVPIRVRDEVFGNLYLTEKRGRGSFDDEDEAVVTTLAVAAGIAIENARLYEQGRMRQLWLAAGADFTSALLSGSREREVLDGMLDRAVDIADADLGVYYLVGPDGSLRGSMASGEGADRHRGVVLPSIEGTLAAAALAAGGLVLLADIERDERITVQPERWTGFGPAIAATVGTKDRLSGVLILLRRRGRPEFTGTETAALPAFTGSAALALELAERRRDAEQVSLLEDRDRIARDLHDLAIQRLFATGMTLQSARRFVEHPVARDRVTRAIDDLDTTIKIIRSTIFGLREHSEPGTAPKLRSRVVGAVDAATPTLGFAPALRMEGLLDTDVPAGVGDEAIAVVTEALTNVTRHAKARAAEVAVVAHGGALTVTVGDDGVGMRDGGRRSGLRNLSERAERLGGGLDAHTRQPPEHGTTLTWWVPLEEPEN; encoded by the coding sequence ATGGGTCCGGAGGAGACCCGAAGCGGCGGAGCGCGGTCTCCGCGCCTGGGACTCGATGAACTCCTGGGTGAACTCCAGGCACGGCTGGACGAGGTCCGGAGTACCCGGGAAAAGCTCGGCGAACTACTGAAAGCCGTCATGTCCGTCGGCCAGGACCTCGACCTCTCCCAGGTACTGCGCACCATCGTGGAGTCCGCCGTGACGCTCGTCGACGCGGAATACGGCGCCCTCGGCGTCATCGGCGACGACCAACGGCTCTCCCAGTTCCTCACCACCGGCATCGATGACGAACTCCACGCGCGGATCGGCGCGCTGCCCTCCGGCCACGGCATCCTCGGAGAGCTCATCCGGCACCCCGAACCACTGCGCCTGGACGAGCTGGCCGACCACCCCGCCTCGTACGGCTTTCCGCCCCACCACCCGCCGATGCACTCGTTCCTCGGCGTACCGATCCGGGTCAGGGACGAGGTGTTCGGCAACCTCTACCTGACGGAGAAGCGCGGCCGGGGCAGCTTCGACGACGAGGACGAGGCCGTGGTGACGACGCTGGCCGTCGCCGCCGGCATCGCGATCGAGAACGCCCGGCTGTACGAGCAGGGGCGCATGCGCCAGCTCTGGCTCGCCGCCGGTGCCGACTTCACCAGCGCGCTGCTCTCCGGCTCACGGGAGCGGGAAGTCCTCGACGGCATGCTCGACCGGGCCGTGGACATCGCCGACGCCGACCTGGGCGTGTACTACCTGGTCGGCCCCGACGGTTCGCTGCGCGGGTCGATGGCGAGCGGCGAGGGCGCCGACCGGCACCGGGGGGTCGTGCTGCCCAGCATCGAGGGCACCCTGGCGGCCGCGGCACTCGCCGCGGGCGGGCTCGTCCTCCTCGCGGACATCGAACGGGACGAACGGATCACGGTCCAGCCCGAGCGCTGGACGGGCTTCGGCCCGGCGATCGCCGCGACGGTGGGCACGAAGGACCGGCTGAGCGGTGTGCTCATCCTGCTGCGGCGCAGGGGGCGGCCCGAGTTCACCGGCACCGAGACCGCCGCGCTGCCCGCCTTCACCGGATCGGCGGCCCTGGCCCTGGAACTGGCCGAACGGCGTCGTGACGCCGAGCAGGTGAGCCTGCTGGAGGACCGCGACCGTATCGCGCGGGACCTGCACGACCTCGCGATCCAGCGCCTCTTCGCCACCGGCATGACGCTCCAGAGCGCCCGGCGTTTCGTGGAGCATCCGGTGGCCAGGGACCGGGTGACCCGTGCCATCGACGACCTCGACACCACCATCAAGATCATCCGCTCGACCATCTTCGGCCTCCGCGAGCACTCCGAGCCCGGAACGGCTCCCAAGTTGCGGAGCCGTGTCGTCGGTGCGGTCGACGCCGCCACGCCGACGCTCGGCTTCGCACCCGCGCTGCGCATGGAGGGCCTGCTCGACACCGACGTACCGGCCGGTGTGGGCGACGAGGCGATCGCGGTGGTGACCGAAGCGCTGACCAATGTGACCCGTCACGCGAAGGCCAGGGCCGCGGAGGTGGCGGTCGTCGCGCACGGCGGCGCCTTGACCGTCACGGTCGGCGACGACGGGGTGGGCATGCGGGACGGCGGCAGACGAAGCGGCCTCCGCAACCTGAGCGAGCGCGCGGAGCGGCTGGGCGGCGGCCTCGACGCACACACCCGGCAGCCCCCCGAGCACGGGACGACGCTCACGTGGTGGGTCCCGCTGGAAGAGCCGGAGAACTGA
- a CDS encoding response regulator transcription factor, with the protein MSGPPVPGAPTRVFLVDDHEVVRRGLRDLIDDEPDMEVVGEAATAEQGLARGLALRPDVAVLDVRLPDGDGIGVCRELRSGLPGLACLMLTSFDDEDALLDAIMAGAAGYVLKQINGSDLVSAIRTVATGQSMLDPATTARLMRSLRGPEERKSPEDERLAGLSEREHSVLELIGEGLTNRQIAQRLYLSEKTVKNHISRLLGKLGVERRVQAAVIAAHVHENDANSG; encoded by the coding sequence ATGTCCGGTCCGCCGGTTCCCGGAGCGCCGACGCGGGTCTTCCTCGTGGACGATCATGAAGTCGTACGCCGGGGGCTGCGCGACCTGATCGATGACGAGCCCGACATGGAAGTGGTGGGAGAGGCCGCGACGGCGGAGCAGGGTCTCGCCAGAGGGCTGGCTCTGCGGCCCGATGTGGCGGTCCTCGATGTGCGCCTGCCCGACGGCGACGGGATCGGGGTGTGCCGGGAACTGCGCTCCGGGCTGCCGGGGCTGGCCTGTCTGATGCTCACCTCGTTCGACGACGAGGACGCGCTGCTCGACGCCATCATGGCGGGGGCGGCGGGATACGTGCTGAAGCAGATCAACGGGTCCGACCTGGTGTCGGCGATCCGCACGGTGGCGACGGGGCAGTCGATGCTCGATCCGGCGACCACGGCCCGGCTGATGCGTTCGCTGCGCGGGCCCGAGGAGCGGAAGTCCCCGGAGGACGAGCGGCTCGCGGGTCTCTCGGAGCGGGAGCACTCCGTTCTGGAGCTGATCGGCGAGGGGCTCACCAACCGGCAGATCGCACAGCGGCTGTACCTCTCGGAGAAGACGGTCAAGAACCACATCTCCCGGCTTCTGGGGAAGCTGGGTGTGGAGCGGCGTGTCCAGGCCGCGGTCATCGCCGCGCATGTGCACGAGAACGACGCGAACTCCGGATAG
- a CDS encoding cupin domain-containing protein translates to MRLVNNEHKAVDLRTTPVHLGLGSRARSVEGFAWDPEVLRAYSTAVAADGAEGRMVMIFDGNGPGEHWESHPAGDELVVCLSGSVTITRDVIGVHDHVRLGPGEATINPAGVWHTVDMEGPTSLLSVTATLGTDHRPRTDSRPAEGVGTSGPEDAS, encoded by the coding sequence ATGAGACTCGTCAACAACGAACACAAGGCCGTGGACCTGCGGACCACCCCCGTCCACCTCGGGCTGGGATCGAGAGCGCGATCCGTCGAGGGCTTCGCCTGGGACCCGGAGGTGCTCCGCGCGTACAGCACCGCGGTCGCGGCGGACGGCGCCGAGGGCCGGATGGTGATGATCTTCGACGGCAACGGCCCCGGCGAGCACTGGGAGAGCCACCCGGCGGGCGACGAGCTGGTCGTCTGCCTCAGCGGGTCCGTCACGATCACGCGCGACGTGATCGGGGTCCACGATCACGTTCGGCTCGGGCCGGGCGAGGCCACCATCAATCCGGCCGGGGTATGGCACACGGTCGACATGGAGGGGCCGACGTCCCTCCTGTCCGTCACCGCGACCCTCGGCACCGACCACCGCCCCCGGACCGACAGCCGCCCGGCCGAAGGCGTCGGCACGTCCGGGCCGGAGGACGCGTCGTGA
- a CDS encoding helix-turn-helix transcriptional regulator: MDRAQLADFLRTRREALQPEDVGLPRGPRRRTQGLRREEAAALSGMSTDYYSRLEQQRGPQPSEPMLAAIARGLRLSLAERDHLFRIAGHNTPSRPGNLRSDHITPGLMRILGRLDDTPAQVVSDVAETLAQTPAAIALLGDQTRFTGPERSLTYRWFTDPAARLLYPEEDHPLHSRFFTSGLRDAYSRQGAGGRAEHLRDLLLERSEEFAALWSAHEIDVPRVDPKLVRHPELGVLTLQCQVLLDPEQNQTLLVYTATPGSPDDEKLRLLPVLGARTVGT, translated from the coding sequence GTGGACCGAGCACAACTCGCGGACTTCCTCCGCACCCGACGCGAAGCCCTGCAACCGGAGGACGTGGGGCTGCCCCGCGGGCCGCGCCGCCGCACCCAGGGCCTGCGCCGGGAGGAGGCGGCGGCGCTGAGCGGCATGTCGACCGACTACTACAGCCGCCTGGAGCAGCAGCGCGGGCCGCAGCCGTCGGAGCCGATGCTCGCCGCCATCGCCCGCGGTCTGCGCCTCTCGCTCGCCGAGCGGGACCACCTGTTCCGGATCGCCGGGCACAACACCCCCTCGCGCCCCGGCAATCTGCGCTCCGACCACATCACGCCCGGCCTGATGCGCATCCTCGGGCGGCTGGACGACACCCCGGCGCAGGTCGTCAGCGATGTGGCGGAGACCCTGGCCCAGACCCCGGCGGCGATCGCGCTCCTCGGCGACCAGACGCGGTTCACCGGACCTGAACGCAGCCTCACCTACCGCTGGTTCACCGATCCCGCCGCCCGGTTGCTGTACCCGGAGGAGGACCACCCGCTGCACAGCCGCTTCTTCACCTCGGGCTTGCGGGACGCGTACTCGCGGCAGGGTGCGGGCGGCCGCGCCGAGCACCTGCGCGACCTCCTGCTGGAACGCAGCGAGGAGTTCGCGGCCCTGTGGAGCGCGCACGAGATCGACGTACCGCGGGTGGACCCCAAGCTGGTACGCCATCCCGAGCTGGGCGTCCTCACCCTTCAGTGCCAGGTCCTGCTGGACCCGGAGCAGAACCAGACGCTGCTGGTGTACACCGCCACGCCGGGTTCGCCGGACGACGAGAAGCTGCGGCTGCTGCCGGTGCTGGGGGCGCGGACGGTGGGCACCTGA
- a CDS encoding endonuclease/exonuclease/phosphatase family protein: MTGTGVRWLAGALVMACLLLAGPSASNSVYTAQPLPASAPEKVVPNRVMTWNICNPCRGSGQNAGRAAEIATYAPQVIGLQEACVGDVERIRDYLRYRYGLVYHVAYGSVLPSWSRCGGLPWSPGGFGQAILSAAPMTDRVNVEYPDGGSEDRGYVAVTTLVDGRPVRVFNTHLAERRQAPVRAKQTPVLAKAIARYDRTIVLGDFNAVPDAPELIAMWGVAQDAAPGCGPSGTGACEPTTDWRSKFDYIFLRGFDSLKQQVHLTPWSDHDLVQADLSRT; this comes from the coding sequence GTGACCGGAACCGGCGTGCGGTGGCTTGCGGGGGCGCTGGTCATGGCCTGCCTGCTGCTCGCCGGCCCCAGCGCGTCGAACAGCGTCTACACGGCCCAGCCGCTGCCGGCCAGTGCCCCCGAAAAGGTCGTGCCGAACCGGGTCATGACCTGGAACATCTGCAACCCCTGCAGGGGGAGCGGGCAGAACGCCGGCCGCGCGGCGGAGATCGCCACGTACGCGCCTCAGGTCATCGGCTTGCAGGAAGCGTGCGTGGGTGATGTCGAGAGGATCCGGGACTATCTGCGGTACCGGTACGGGCTGGTCTACCACGTCGCGTACGGATCGGTGCTGCCGAGTTGGAGCCGGTGCGGGGGACTGCCGTGGAGCCCGGGAGGCTTCGGCCAGGCGATCCTCTCGGCCGCCCCGATGACGGACCGGGTGAACGTGGAGTACCCCGACGGCGGTTCCGAGGACCGCGGGTACGTGGCCGTCACGACCCTCGTGGACGGCCGGCCCGTCCGGGTCTTCAACACACACCTGGCCGAGCGGAGACAGGCACCGGTCCGCGCGAAGCAGACCCCCGTGCTGGCGAAAGCGATCGCCCGGTACGACCGGACGATCGTTCTCGGCGACTTCAACGCGGTGCCCGACGCCCCCGAACTCATCGCGATGTGGGGCGTGGCCCAGGACGCGGCCCCCGGGTGCGGCCCCTCCGGGACGGGCGCCTGCGAGCCCACCACCGACTGGCGCAGCAAGTTCGACTACATCTTTCTTCGCGGCTTCGACTCGTTGAAGCAGCAGGTGCACCTCACGCCCTGGTCGGACCACGATCTCGTGCAGGCCGACCTGAGCCGGACGTAA
- a CDS encoding universal stress protein — MSSTTEHREIVVGIDPSRDWRLTVAWAADEAHRRHRALRLVVAVPPQHDTHHVDDTPRHTVRALEGKDAVSAAAEWARERRPGTGIATAVVDGFPAQVMARLAQDAAMVVLGSRHLSRTEEYLSAGALVVPVTAQARCPVVVVGEAEHSTQEPPYLVVGVDGSESSLAALAFAAQEADLRRAELRAVAVWQPPVFSLRSSDTMFEAERRQLSEITAGWSEKYPGLRLTHEVRVGSPVEILAEAGEHALALVVGRRGRGGYTGMRVGSVVHGLLHRARCPVVTVPVR; from the coding sequence ATGAGCAGCACGACGGAACACCGTGAGATCGTCGTCGGCATCGACCCGTCGAGGGACTGGCGCCTCACCGTGGCCTGGGCGGCCGACGAGGCCCACCGGCGCCACCGCGCCCTCCGGCTGGTCGTGGCCGTACCCCCGCAGCACGACACCCACCACGTGGACGACACCCCCCGGCACACGGTCCGGGCCCTGGAGGGCAAGGACGCCGTGAGCGCGGCGGCGGAGTGGGCCCGTGAGCGGCGGCCGGGCACCGGGATCGCCACCGCGGTGGTCGACGGCTTCCCGGCGCAGGTCATGGCGCGCCTCGCGCAGGACGCGGCCATGGTCGTCCTCGGCTCCCGGCATCTCAGCCGGACCGAGGAATACCTCAGCGCGGGCGCGCTCGTCGTCCCCGTCACCGCACAGGCCCGCTGCCCGGTCGTGGTGGTGGGCGAGGCCGAGCACAGCACCCAGGAGCCGCCGTATCTCGTCGTGGGCGTCGACGGCAGCGAGTCCTCCCTCGCGGCCCTCGCGTTCGCCGCCCAGGAGGCGGACCTCCGCCGGGCGGAGCTGCGCGCCGTCGCGGTCTGGCAGCCGCCCGTCTTCTCCCTCCGCTCCAGCGACACCATGTTCGAGGCCGAGCGCAGACAGCTCTCGGAGATCACCGCGGGCTGGTCCGAGAAGTACCCCGGTCTCCGGCTGACGCACGAGGTCCGCGTCGGCTCGCCCGTCGAGATCCTGGCGGAGGCGGGCGAGCACGCCCTCGCCCTGGTCGTCGGCCGCCGGGGCCGGGGCGGCTACACCGGCATGCGCGTCGGCTCCGTCGTCCACGGCCTCCTGCACCGCGCCCGCTGCCCGGTTGTCACCGTCCCGGTCCGGTGA
- a CDS encoding SGNH/GDSL hydrolase family protein has protein sequence MTTRVACLGDSLTRAQFSVDYLDLLARRRPPGEVRTARFGVNGDFAYNLLQRLDTVVANPPDVITVLIGTNDARASLAGYPVEQAMKRKRLPARPSAGWFQECLEAVLARLRAETDATIGLLSLPILGQRLDGPAAQASQAYSSLISEVAAHSEVAYLPLHERQIEELRRADPPPVPYKEATPAATIGVLVQHAVLRRSLDAIARRRGLVLTTDHIHQNSRGAALVAEVIDTGLLARSG, from the coding sequence GTGACGACACGCGTCGCGTGCCTCGGAGACAGCCTCACCCGCGCGCAGTTCAGCGTCGACTACCTGGATCTTCTCGCACGACGGCGGCCTCCCGGTGAGGTGCGGACCGCCCGTTTCGGCGTCAACGGCGACTTCGCGTACAACCTCTTGCAGCGCCTCGACACCGTCGTCGCGAACCCGCCCGATGTGATCACCGTGCTGATCGGGACCAACGACGCCCGGGCGAGCCTTGCCGGCTACCCGGTCGAACAGGCCATGAAGCGGAAGAGGCTCCCCGCTCGCCCGTCGGCCGGCTGGTTCCAGGAGTGCCTGGAAGCCGTTCTCGCGCGGCTGCGGGCGGAGACCGACGCGACGATCGGACTGCTGTCGCTCCCGATACTCGGCCAGCGGCTCGACGGACCGGCGGCACAGGCCTCGCAGGCGTACAGCAGTCTGATCTCCGAGGTCGCCGCCCACAGCGAGGTGGCCTACCTGCCGCTCCACGAACGCCAGATCGAGGAGCTGCGCCGGGCGGACCCGCCGCCGGTGCCGTACAAGGAGGCGACGCCCGCGGCGACCATCGGCGTCCTGGTCCAGCACGCGGTGCTGCGCCGCAGCCTCGACGCGATCGCGCGGCGGCGGGGTCTCGTGCTCACGACGGACCACATCCACCAGAACAGCCGCGGCGCCGCGCTGGTCGCCGAGGTCATCGATACCGGGTTGCTGGCCCGGAGCGGATAG
- a CDS encoding SDR family NAD(P)-dependent oxidoreductase produces MTRIALITGANRGLGRSTALHLAEAGTDLILTYRSHAEEAEAVAEAARKLGRTVVALRLDTGDTAGFPAFTAQVREALDREWGRDHLDVLVNNAGHGVHAPFAETTEEQFDGLMDVHVKGVFFLTQALLPVIQDGGRILNVSTGLTRFIAAPTAAYAAAKGAVEILTRYLAKELGPRGIAVNALAPGATGTDFGGGGVRDDEGMRSMLSGVTAMGRPGEPDDIGAAAAALLAEGTSWVTGQRIEASGGMLL; encoded by the coding sequence ATGACCCGCATCGCCCTGATCACCGGCGCCAACCGGGGCCTCGGCCGCAGCACCGCCCTGCATCTCGCCGAGGCCGGTACCGACCTGATCCTCACCTACCGCTCGCACGCCGAGGAGGCGGAGGCCGTCGCGGAGGCGGCCAGGAAGCTGGGCCGCACGGTGGTCGCCCTGCGGCTGGACACCGGGGACACCGCCGGGTTCCCCGCCTTCACCGCACAGGTGCGTGAGGCCCTGGACCGGGAGTGGGGCCGCGACCACCTCGACGTCCTCGTCAACAACGCCGGACACGGCGTGCACGCGCCGTTCGCGGAGACGACCGAGGAGCAGTTCGACGGGCTGATGGACGTCCACGTCAAGGGCGTCTTCTTCCTCACCCAGGCCCTGCTGCCCGTGATCCAGGACGGCGGCCGCATCCTCAACGTCTCCACCGGCCTGACCCGCTTCATCGCCGCGCCGACCGCCGCGTATGCCGCGGCCAAGGGCGCCGTGGAGATCCTCACCCGGTACCTCGCCAAGGAGCTGGGGCCGCGCGGCATCGCCGTCAACGCCCTCGCACCGGGTGCCACCGGTACCGACTTCGGTGGCGGCGGGGTCCGCGACGACGAGGGCATGCGCTCCATGCTGAGCGGTGTCACCGCGATGGGCCGCCCCGGTGAGCCCGACGACATCGGTGCCGCCGCTGCCGCGCTGCTCGCCGAGGGCACCTCCTGGGTCACGGGACAGCGCATCGAGGCGTCCGGCGGCATGCTGCTCTGA
- a CDS encoding DUF4037 domain-containing protein encodes MTTPSFIPGLELSRRFYLEAVLPLLDETVPGLAHSAARLGSGSEVLGFDTARSADHEWGPRLEVFLHPRDAARHAADITALLAERLPKTFCGYPTHFAEAGDDGIGVMRETGGPVHHRVTVTDPGTWFTERLGFDPGQGVALADWLATPAQRLAEVTAGAVFHDGLGDLVPARTAVGWYPDDLWRYLLACQWRRISQEEAFVGRCGEVGDELGSAVVAARLVRDLMRLCLLMDRRYPPYGKWLGSAFALNAQGPALTPVLTAALAATDWHTREQHLARAYETVAAAHNGLGLCDPVDPTTRPYHNRPFQVLHAERFAGALTARITDPAVLALPPAGTVDQLIDSTEVLSRPDLARAATRATVLP; translated from the coding sequence ATGACCACGCCCTCCTTCATTCCCGGACTGGAACTCTCGCGCCGCTTCTACCTCGAAGCCGTACTGCCGCTGCTGGACGAGACCGTCCCCGGGCTGGCGCACTCCGCCGCCCGGCTCGGCAGCGGTTCGGAAGTCCTCGGGTTCGACACCGCCCGCTCCGCCGACCACGAGTGGGGACCCCGGTTGGAGGTCTTCCTGCACCCGCGCGACGCCGCCCGTCACGCGGCGGACATCACGGCGCTGCTCGCCGAGCGCCTGCCCAAGACGTTCTGCGGCTACCCGACGCACTTCGCCGAGGCGGGCGACGACGGCATCGGGGTCATGCGGGAGACCGGGGGACCGGTGCACCACCGGGTGACGGTCACCGACCCCGGCACCTGGTTCACCGAGCGGCTGGGATTCGACCCGGGCCAGGGCGTCGCTCTGGCGGACTGGCTGGCCACCCCCGCCCAGCGCCTCGCCGAGGTTACGGCCGGTGCGGTCTTCCACGACGGCCTCGGCGACCTCGTACCGGCCCGGACCGCCGTCGGCTGGTACCCCGATGACCTCTGGCGGTACCTCCTCGCCTGCCAGTGGCGGCGTATCTCCCAGGAGGAGGCCTTCGTCGGACGCTGCGGCGAGGTGGGTGACGAACTCGGCTCCGCCGTTGTCGCCGCCCGGCTGGTCCGCGACCTGATGCGGCTCTGCCTGCTCATGGACCGGCGCTACCCGCCGTACGGCAAATGGCTCGGCAGCGCCTTCGCGCTCAACGCCCAGGGGCCCGCCCTGACGCCGGTGCTCACCGCCGCCCTGGCCGCGACCGACTGGCACACCCGCGAGCAGCACCTCGCCCGTGCGTACGAGACCGTCGCGGCGGCGCACAACGGCCTGGGCCTCTGCGACCCCGTCGACCCCACGACACGGCCGTACCACAACAGGCCGTTCCAGGTCCTGCACGCCGAACGCTTCGCCGGAGCCCTGACCGCCCGGATCACCGACCCGGCCGTCCTCGCCCTGCCACCGGCCGGCACCGTGGACCAGTTGATCGACAGCACCGAGGTCCTCAGCCGCCCGGACCTCGCCCGCGCCGCCACCCGCGCGACGGTCTTGCCGTAG
- a CDS encoding oxidoreductase, whose product MLSYDELTSPERELWDAFPEGRRVDLRTGAPEDDRVTEGGAWGPGRTVRAAVIAALLSGGNAVRPGAVACVELVGARISGRLDLSDVEIGQALRIEECWFERAPKLVGASARTIRVVDSRLPGLEAALVRVEGHLDLSRSRVEGCLDLLNASVAGELILNGTRVCVSEGWGVIADGLHTGGGIFCMHGFTARGGIRMLGAQLSGGLFMQGAHLERPVPLGRPGPGGVALALDNVGAPTLNFSGGFTSHGTVRLRGARVSDLLTFEGAFLSAAPGGDGRAVVGRAMQVSDFDLALTRRPHGTVDLRGAQVASLHDNEHSWPDVVELEGLVYDSLRAPGPNGRRGSVPGRVAWIRRGPGYSPQPYEQLANWYRKAGHDDDARRVLLAKQRHRRRTLSPAARAWGYLLDGSIGYGYRPWLAGVWLLALTLLGTLAFAAHPPVPAKEGEGAPFQPLVYTLDLLIPIGGLGQRTAWYWADGGLQWLAYLLIALGWVLATAVIAGVTRTLQKN is encoded by the coding sequence GTGCTTTCTTACGACGAATTGACTTCACCGGAGCGCGAGCTGTGGGACGCGTTCCCCGAGGGACGCCGCGTGGACCTGCGCACGGGTGCGCCCGAGGACGACCGGGTCACCGAAGGCGGCGCGTGGGGGCCCGGGCGGACGGTTCGTGCCGCCGTGATCGCGGCGCTGCTCTCGGGCGGGAATGCCGTGCGGCCCGGCGCCGTCGCCTGCGTGGAACTCGTCGGCGCGCGCATCAGCGGCCGTCTGGACCTCTCGGACGTGGAGATCGGGCAGGCGCTCCGGATCGAGGAGTGCTGGTTCGAGCGGGCACCGAAGCTCGTCGGGGCGTCCGCCCGGACGATCCGTGTCGTGGACAGCCGACTGCCGGGCCTCGAAGCCGCCCTCGTACGGGTCGAAGGGCACCTCGATCTGTCCCGGTCGCGCGTGGAGGGATGCCTGGACCTGCTGAACGCCTCGGTGGCGGGCGAGTTGATTCTGAACGGTACGCGGGTGTGCGTGTCCGAGGGCTGGGGCGTGATCGCGGACGGCCTGCACACGGGCGGCGGCATCTTCTGCATGCACGGGTTCACCGCCCGGGGCGGGATACGCATGCTGGGCGCGCAGCTGTCCGGCGGACTGTTCATGCAGGGCGCGCACCTGGAGCGCCCCGTGCCGTTGGGGCGCCCGGGTCCGGGCGGAGTGGCCCTGGCCCTGGACAACGTCGGGGCGCCGACGCTCAACTTCTCCGGCGGTTTCACCTCCCACGGGACCGTGCGGCTGCGGGGCGCCCGGGTCTCGGACCTCCTGACCTTCGAGGGGGCTTTCCTGAGCGCGGCACCCGGCGGCGACGGCAGGGCCGTGGTCGGACGCGCCATGCAGGTGTCCGACTTCGACCTCGCCCTCACCCGACGACCGCACGGCACCGTGGACCTGCGCGGCGCGCAGGTGGCCTCCCTCCACGACAACGAGCACAGCTGGCCGGACGTGGTGGAGCTGGAGGGCCTCGTCTACGACTCCCTCCGGGCACCCGGGCCGAACGGCCGCCGGGGGTCCGTGCCCGGCCGGGTGGCGTGGATCCGGCGCGGTCCCGGCTACAGCCCGCAGCCGTACGAGCAGTTGGCGAACTGGTACCGGAAGGCGGGCCACGACGACGACGCCCGCCGCGTACTCCTGGCCAAACAGCGCCACCGGCGCCGTACGCTGTCACCGGCCGCGCGGGCCTGGGGGTATCTGCTCGACGGGTCCATCGGCTACGGCTACCGCCCCTGGCTGGCCGGTGTCTGGCTCCTCGCGCTGACGCTCCTGGGCACCCTGGCGTTCGCCGCGCACCCTCCCGTCCCCGCCAAGGAGGGCGAGGGCGCCCCGTTCCAGCCCCTCGTCTACACACTCGACCTGCTGATCCCCATCGGCGGCCTGGGGCAGCGCACGGCCTGGTACTGGGCGGACGGCGGGCTCCAGTGGCTGGCCTACCTCCTGATCGCGCTCGGCTGGGTGCTGGCGACCGCCGTCATCGCGGGTGTCACGCGCACCTTGCAGAAGAACTAG